Proteins from a genomic interval of Balaenoptera musculus isolate JJ_BM4_2016_0621 chromosome 16, mBalMus1.pri.v3, whole genome shotgun sequence:
- the LOC118882900 gene encoding 40S ribosomal protein S21-like, which produces MQNDAGELGGLYMLRKCSAGNRVIGAKDHASIQMNVAEVDKVTGRFNGQFKTYAICGTIRSMGESDDSTLQLAKADGIISENFCLERNLGVECLS; this is translated from the coding sequence ATGCAGAACGATGCCGGCGAGCTTGGGGGCCTGTACATGCTGCGGAAATGCTCCGCCGGCAACCGCGTCATCGGCGCCAAGGACCATGCGTCCATCCAGATGAACGTGGCTGAGGTTGACAAGGTGACAGGCAGGTTCAATGGCCAGTTTAAAACCTACGCTATCTGCGGGACCATTCGCAGTATGGGTGAGTCAGATGACTCCACTCTCCAACTGGCCAAGGCAGATGGCATCATCTCAGAGAACTTCTGCCTAGAGAGGAACCTGGGTGTGGAATGTTTGTCATAA